The DNA sequence TGATTGCCAATAGAAAGACTCGGTACCGATTGGTATGCTCGCAGCCAAACAGAATGGATTGACTGACGGCAGCCCTTTGTGCGCGAAGATTCCGTTTCGAATTTGAGAAGTCATGATCATAGATAGGCTACTTGTAATCGGTGTCGGCCTGATCGGCGGTTCGTTGTCCCTCGCACTTCGCAAAGCTGGAGCGGTACGGGAGATTGTCGGGGCCGGGCGTAATGAGAACAATCTGAAAAGAGCGATCGAGCTGGGCGTGATCGATCGCTACTCCCTGAATTTCGCAGATGAAGTCCCGTCTTCTGACGTTGTAGTTATTGCGACACCGATGCTGGCAATGGATTCGATATTTGAAACCATCGTATCGACGAACTATCGGGATTCGATCATTACTGATGTTGGCAGTGCCAAGACACTGCTGGAGGAATTGTCAGACAGATATCTGGATTCGTCTTTCACTGGTTTTGTACCTGCACATCCGATCGCCGGGCGAGAGTGTTCGGGAGTGGAAGCCGCATCTGAGAACCTGTTTGAGAATATGCGAACCATAATCACACCCACAGCTCGCAGCAGTTCGCATGCGATAGAAAAAGTCAGGGACATGTGGGCCGCGACAGGCTGTGTTATCGACGAGATGGATGTCCAGTCTCATGATGAGATCCTGGCGGCAACCAGTCATCTGCCACACGTTGCAGCGTTTGCCCTTGTCAACTATATCGCCAATCATCAAGACAATCGCGAGTGTTTCCAAATGGCCGCAGGCGGGTTTTATGACTTCACTCGGATTGCGTCCTCCGATCCGGTCATGTGGCGCGATATATGCTCCGCCAACGCTTCCCTGATCCTGCAGGAGTTGAACGGGTATATTGATAATCTTCAGCAAATATCAGCTTGCA is a window from the Acidiferrobacterales bacterium genome containing:
- a CDS encoding prephenate dehydrogenase/arogenate dehydrogenase family protein, whose product is MIIDRLLVIGVGLIGGSLSLALRKAGAVREIVGAGRNENNLKRAIELGVIDRYSLNFADEVPSSDVVVIATPMLAMDSIFETIVSTNYRDSIITDVGSAKTLLEELSDRYLDSSFTGFVPAHPIAGRECSGVEAASENLFENMRTIITPTARSSSHAIEKVRDMWAATGCVIDEMDVQSHDEILAATSHLPHVAAFALVNYIANHQDNRECFQMAAGGFYDFTRIASSDPVMWRDICSANASLILQELNGYIDNLQQISACISSGNIDEIEQIFRNAKSSRDENLKLDSHQQP